A region of the Prochlorothrix hollandica PCC 9006 = CALU 1027 genome:
CTCGGTGGACTATCCCACCTATCGCTACTATGACCAACTGCTGGCCTACTATCCCCACGCCAAGGTGATTTTGACGGTGCGGGATCCAGAGCAGTGGTATGCCAGTGCCTCAGCCACCATTTACCAGGCAGCATCGGATCCCATCCGCAAACTCAAGCTCATTGCCCAAATGCCCTTCTCGCCACGGGTACGCAAACTCGTGAAGGTGCTGCGGCTGGCGGTGCAAACCTGGGAACTGGATTTTGCAGGACGGTTTGAGGATAAAGCCTACGCCCTGGACTGCTTCCAACGCCACATCGAAACAGTCCAGGCCCAGGTGCCCCCCGATCGGCTATTAGTCTATGACATTAGCCAGGGCTGGGAACCCCTCACCCAGTTTTTAGGGCTACCGGTGCCAGACCAGGCGTTTCCCTGGGTCAACCAGCGATCGCAGTTTGCCAGCCGTGCCGATCTGATGATCAACACCCCCAAAGACTAGGCAGAACACCCCCAAAACCCAGCCATAGACCTCCCCCATGGCGTTTGACGCAAGGGTTTGACACAAGGGGAGGTTAACACCGAGACCCCTTAAAAAGCCTGGATCCAAGCCTTAACGGTGTACTCCGTCCAAATACCATTTTGCCAATAGGGATCCCCTTCCACCAACTGGCGCACCGTGGACTCGTCGGGAGCCTCGTAAATGGCGAAAACCTGGGTGTTATCCACGGTAGGGCCGAGGGTAACCAAGAGGCCAGACTCCTTTTGTTGGCCCAGTCCAGCCAAGTGATCGGCCCGGTAGGGGGTGCGCTTTTCCAGGGCATTGTCACAATAACTGCCCCACATCACAAACTTAGCCATGATCTGCTATCGCCCTTAACGATCGGTATTCAGTCAAACTTATGTTTCCGTAGATTGGGTTGAGCCTTGCGAAACCCAACACAGCCAGTAATTATTCAGGGGGTCACGGGAGAATGAGGGTTTCAGACTTCAGAAAACAGACCTGAGGCGATGGGAGAGGGTCTATTTCACCTTGGCAGATTCCCCGATTTTGGTAGGGGCAATCCCCCCGTGGTTGCCCCGGTTGTGGGTCCCCAAGAGGGTCGGCACGGGGGCGAGAACCCTACCCGAGGTCGAGGGTTTCCCAGTAAACTGAACCCCTTTGAGACGGTCCTGACCCTCGAACTGATGGCTGAAACCCTACTAACTTCGTCCCCCCCTGAATAGTTACACACAACCATGATGGCTATGGCTGTTGGGTTTCGTTCCTCTAGCCAACCTACAGGGACACTAGCCAACCTACAGGGACACATCACCATTGGGGCTGTTGGGTTTCGTTCCTCTACCCAACCTACAGGGACACATCACCATTGGGGCTGTTGGGTTTCGTTCCTCTACCCAACCTACAGGGACACATCACCATTGGGGCTGTTGGGTTTCGTTCCTCTACCCAACCTACAAGGACTACAGGGATCCTCTTTGGTCAGGCAACCAGATGGCGAAGGTCACTATGGCTACCGTTATGGGGTAGCTAAATCAATGGGTTGGCCCATGGAGTGGCTACAACACCTTAAACAAACGCGCCCTGAAGGACTCGAACCCTCGACATCCGGTTTTGGAGACCGACGTTCTACCAACTGAACTAAGGACGCAGGGGTTAAGGACAGAAATCTGCCTTAACAATCATGCTGCTTTTAAGCATACCCCAAGTTAGAGGCTGCGATCAAATCTTTGCTTGACGCGGGTTGCCTTACCAATGCGATCGCGCAAGTAATATAGTTTGGCGCGGCGCACCTTACCCCGACGCAGCACGGTAATTTCAGCCACCAGGGGAGAGTGGACGAGAAAGACCCGCTC
Encoded here:
- a CDS encoding sulfotransferase family protein, translated to MSLQVIGAGMGRTGTLSLKYALEALGVGSCYHMMELLQDPSRVGYWEQAARGEAVDWDALFAGYSASVDYPTYRYYDQLLAYYPHAKVILTVRDPEQWYASASATIYQAASDPIRKLKLIAQMPFSPRVRKLVKVLRLAVQTWELDFAGRFEDKAYALDCFQRHIETVQAQVPPDRLLVYDISQGWEPLTQFLGLPVPDQAFPWVNQRSQFASRADLMINTPKD
- a CDS encoding YciI family protein, coding for MAKFVMWGSYCDNALEKRTPYRADHLAGLGQQKESGLLVTLGPTVDNTQVFAIYEAPDESTVRQLVEGDPYWQNGIWTEYTVKAWIQAF